The window GGAAAGCATAGCTACAAAAGTCAAACACCTATGCATTGAGAAGACTACTACCTccctcctggtttattggtccctttcgtattttgtgtcaaattttgaccttggatttaactaacaaaatgttaatgcatgtcataaaaaaatATCGTTGGATTCTTAATATATTTTTAGTTAAATCTGTGGTCAAAGTTTAGCACAAAAGATAAAGAGGACCCgtaaactaggacggaggtagtagttgcTAAGTTTTTTAATACACTTAGCACCTCATGTAAGCAATAATGCATTGAAAGTGGCCCCATGGAAGGTACAAGGTGTGTCGATGCGGCAAGCTTATTAATTGGTTGGAGTTATCAGGGAGGAATTACGGGCGTGTTTGCATCTTTATTAGTTTTGGAATATGTTGATACTCAAGCACAGGTGGTGAATAAATTAAGGCATTTTAAATGTTTGTCTTCTTTTCTTCCAAAAAAAAGTTAAACCCTCATCCTTGCATTGTATGATGCACACAACTATCTTTATTGTAACAAATATTCACAATTAAACAGTAAAAAAGGATATAACATGACCCAAATGAATAAGAAAAATGTTAAACCCTCATCCTTGTATTGTATGATGCACACAACTTTATTGTAACAAATATTCGCATTAAACAGTAAAAAAGGATATAACATGACCCAAACGATTAGGATCACATGATTTATATGCATATTGTATTATTGTATTGGCATCCAAGCCGGTTGAATCGTATCATGTGCTACTCAAGGCATCCAAAGGCCATAGGTGATTGATCCTCCACGCATTGCAGTGAGCATCACATATGGATTCATACAGTAGCTCGAAAAATAACCTACAATTTATTTTGGAAAAATTTGTTTAGTTAAAGGAAAAAATCGCCGTCACCCAATCCAAGTTGCGCCCAACAAGGCACACACTCCCACACGGATTTATCACCACCAACAGGGCACATCAGATTGTTGTGATAAGTTGATCGGCATCAACCACTGAACCAGATATAACCACTTGCTCCATTAATCCTAAATCAAAGCCGGACAGAACTTAAAATCAGCGGACTTGCACCTAAAACAGAATCTTGGTTAGGTCAGATTCTCATATAGCTTGGTCAGCCTAAAACAGAAGCTACAAACACATCTTTCTGTTGCACAATAATGCAGAGGCTTGGGTGTTGAAGACTGAAGAGCCAGTGGCGTGACTTGAAATCAAGTATCCGCACAGAACCTCCTAATTTGACCATTGCCTACGAAGCTACAAAGGACTCCGGTTTGATCTGCATCAATATTTACAGAATGGTGAGCAAGACAGCTTTGCCCCAACGTGAAACAAGGTTTTGGACGTACTTGTTTCCTAGCAATTCTTCCGTTGTCAGTCAAGAGCTTGTACAACCATTTGCTGACGAAACATTTATTTTAAATTTCAAGATTTATCAAACCCAAGTCCGCCTTGATCCTTGCCTACGAAGAATGTCCCACTTAGCTAATCTACATTTTCTGCTTGTCACATTGCCAGAAAAATCAGGACCGGTAAATGTCCAATATTTTTTCGCAGCGTTTTGGTTATTTTAAAGAAGGATAGCCTGAACATTTTCAGGCTAATAAGTGTTGCTGTGCGTGTGCATGGACATTGGCGTACCTGCATATAGGCCGGAGCTGGTGACAGATTATTTAGTTTCacttattattatttttttaaatgaggctcacccccggcctctgcatttgAAAGATGCATGCGGCCATTAATCTTGGGCTGGCCTAATATTGCGTGTCTTCATCAATCATAGTCCTATTGTCAACTGCATAGAAATTTCGTTCAATATATATTATGGGGTGGAAGGGCACCGCCTTTTACCGCCCGAACGCGCTCGGTACCCTTCACCGGTACGCGTCGTGACCATCGTCTCAGGTCAACCACTACTACCGTGCCTTCTCCCTTTTCGTTTATAACCGGTCTCATTAGCAGCTAATCACACTTATTATCTAGGATCGACATCTCTGGAGCCTGGAGACTAGAAAGGTCCTCTCAAGGTTAGTTGAGATTTTTGCCAAAAAACGTTTCTCGATTCTTTTCATGGATGATGCATGACAATTATCCTCTACCTACCTTTCGCGCATACCTGAATCTCGAGTCAGTTCTTGAGACCCAAAAGATCTTTCCTTTCTATTTGTTTTATTTAGAATACAATCAAATACATACTGAAGTTGCATCATGTTATAGGGAGTAATTAGTGTCAGCTTTTTTTTGGATTATTAGCGGGAGTAATTAGTTTGACGAACTCTCCTTCTTTGAGCACCGGTTCTTCTTCTGTTGCAGTATCAGATGCGTTGCATATTTTGTCAGTCCTCTTGATGGGAAAGGAAGAGATGTATCCCTCCTCAACAGTATACTCTTCAgcttccccgcaaaaaaaaagtatTCTCTTCAGCTATtatcaaaataaaaataaaaaacgcCTGCACTCTTCCGGGGAAAGCCTCTTTACTTCTTTTATGAATAACAAACACTTGTCTTGTGCCAATTTGTTTACTCCATATAGACCTGTGCAATTTTTTTATTCTATTTGCCTAGGACACTTTTATGGTTGCAAACTTGCAATGTAATAAGTTCGACTGATTGTGTCCAGATAGAGAGGCCATAGAGTTATTGGTGTCTCAGTCCCGCATGCAGTGTCTAAGGTGCTAAAGGGGGCAAACTGCTGGGGTGCACGCAttaaaatttgaatttggatAAATCTGGCTCAAGTTGGTTTGAAACTTTGAATGCGAGTTCTGAATATCTGAAAAGTTCAGATCTTGGGTATAAAATGATTTAGGAATTTCTCTTCAGAATTGTAAGTGTAATATATTGAGCAGTAAGTAAAAACAGAACAAAACAAGTCAGATATATTTGAATTTGATCATTTGGATTTTTGTAAAATTTGGCACAGGCTGTGAATTCCAGAAATAAGGTTTATGTAAGGAGCAGATGGTTCTGTGATGTCAACTCAAATTTTGGATCAAAGGAATAGGAGCTTCCTCAGTAGGGGTCAAGATAGCAAAGATTTCATTTATAGGTTTGGAACACCTTCTTTCAAAGTTTATCAAAAAGGAAAACGGTCTCTGTTCAGGAAATAAAATTCAACAAGATGTCATTACATATCCGCACACGTTTAGCAGCAGCGGACGAAAGGGTTACAACCATTAAGGTTCGTATATTTTTTTTAGCAATCTATTGATTTGTGCTTCTTTAGAGAATATATGACTTGCGTTGGGTGGCTAATTGATTTTCCTTTTCACCTTAGATTCCTCCATATGAAATTCGGACCAAGGTCTTTTTCATGATTTACAATATGTCCACCGATAATATAGAAGCTAAAGGATTCGAATTTTATGAAGTGTTGATGGAACAATATTATCCTTGGTTTGCACAGTACATGGTCATGCAAAGGTAACACAGTTGTTTGTGTTCTTCACAGTTTTGAGCAATTTTCGTAACCATGATGAATTTTGCAATTGCAGGGTATGCATCGACCCAAATTTTCATGACATATGTTTAATGTTCCTTCATAAAGTAAACTCGCCAGTATTGGACATGGAAATACGGAAAGCTACATACGCGAACTGCAAGGTTATCCTCACTCTGAGAGCTACATATGAAAGATACAAAAACAATTTTCAAGTATTATTCTGTTTGTTTATGCAGATATTATTACGATCCGATATTATCAAATCTTGTTCAGGCGAACGCACCTTACTGAAAAATATAGGTAGTTGGTTTGGAAAATCCGCCATTCAATGGAACCAGGACCCAAGCACTTATGTAGATGGCCTAATACCTCTTATAGTAAAGGTATTGCTTTTGCATTGGAATACGCATTTTGTGACATAATTGGTGTGTGCATGCTTCTTCTGACAATGCGGTTGCCGAGTTCAACTTCCGAGTTCTCTCTGCTCTACATGATATGTCTACCTTGTTTTGGATGGTTACTTCTAAAGTCAGAATTTCACCTATATTTAGAGATTTATTGGTGTTTAGCAACTCTCATCTTGCATGGTTTGCATTTCGGCTAATAGATAGAAAAGAGGGCAACTGTGTGCATATATTACAAACATGTCAAATGCCACGTCCATGGTCTGACTCTTCTACCGAAACTATTTTTGCAGGCGTATCAGAAAGGGTTGATGCTTGCTGTAGTTCAATTCATTTCAAAGGTGCGCATAATTTGCATCAGTCCCATTTCTCTATAACATGTTATTTGGGATTGCTTGGTATCATGACCAATGATTGCTCCGCAGATTCTTGAACCTTGCCAGCCAATTATTAGTGTTGGGACAATGGAGATTCTTAGTCTACTTGCTGAGATCTATACAAAGCCAGACCTCCAACTTTCTCTGGAATATAACATAGAGGTTGCAATTTTTTTCATGTAGACTTTCCGGTTGTACATGTATATTTACTCTGTTACACAATATATATGTCTTTATGAATGTAGGTCTTGTTTAGGGACTTTGGCGTGGATGCAAAACATACCAAAACAAATTACCTTCTTAAAGATGTAAAACATGAAGTTGCGTGAAATCAAGATTTTGCAGTGAAAGATGTTGTGCATGTACCAACATGCTTGTGTCCGGTTTTCCTTGATCAGGTTTGTTTTGTCTCCACTCTAATTATTGGCTTTAAGAGACTCAGTTTATTGTTAACCTAGATATTGAAGCCAGGGTATGTTCTACTAACTCGGCTCGGCTTACCAGAGGTTTTACCTTATATTAGTCCTCATTTGAGCCTACTTGGTAACAACTTGGTAGTTCCAGGGTATTTAACATGGCAATACTTGGGAGGCACCCAAAAAAGGCATGAAAAATCTTGAGGAAAatccacaacaacaacaacacattATGCATCTCCATGACATAAATGTTCAAAGCAAATCTATTCAGCTTACTGTGAATTGAGGAAGAAAAATCCTAAAACAACTAGGAAGTATATCTTTTCAGCGTGAGTAGCGTTTGTGGCACGAGCCCAAATTCGATTGTCAACATGGGAGAATTTGGATAGGTCCTTTCAAATTAATAGTTGGCAAGGTTTTCATCTTTGATTTGAGCTATGTTCGCCCCATCCAACATTGTTGATCTCTATTTATCAATGTGCTTTCTAGTAACTAAAACTTGTCATCATTCGTGTTATTTTGCAAGTTAGTTTAGCGCCTTTAAACTCATCATATTTTTTAGTGAAATTGTATGCCTAGTAGAATTTTTTTACTCAAATCACACAACTATTATGAATAAAGTTTGAACATAGCAATTTGTCAAGAATTCTATATGGGTGTGTTGGTCATTGGTATGCATCCATCCTCTCCCATGGTCTATGCATTATACACATACATCGATACTCATTTGAGTGACATGCCATTCAATCAAAATTGAAGGGAGTACACTACTAAAGCCAAGTTAGTAGCCTCTAAAGAAAACTAAGACAAAATTATGACCACAACACCTGTCCCGTCACTTCGCACCACAAATTATATTAGTAGCTGATTATTTAGCCACCAATCTGGCAAAGCACTTTGGAAAAAAGGTTCTCTCTCATTTTATTTCGCAAATACATAGTGTTATGATAATGAATGGGAAAAATAGTCACTGGTTTATCTATTCAATTGCTAATAGTTAACACTCTCGAAGACTCACACCTCCAATTCTTGATAATTACAAGCATTGATAACCAAATAACATTTACATGGATTGATCATTCGCTTTCTCTGCTTCTAATTGAGTGATCGCAAATGGTGTTGGCATCCCTTTATTTTCTTTGTATTACACTTCAAGTCCTTGTGAGTTGTAATGAGTGAATATTGTTTATCAACCATTCCTTGTCTGACCTCATCACATACTTATTATTTTCGCGTGCTTTTATGCACAAATTAACAGGAAGGGGAGGCATCTATGCCACTCACCCAGTACATCACTAGTCTGAAACCAATCATGCACACTGTCAAGCTTGTTGGTGAGATGAGAAACCATTGGTTTTATTGGGTGGTAGCGGAAAAGGCCAAGCGCCTCATGGCATCAATTATCAGAGCACTACACGATCTCCATGAAGTTAATAGATGTCCTGTACAGTTTTGTGCATCAAACATTGTCGTGACATATTACGGGAGAGTGAAAATCAGAGTTGCATGTTTCAAGAAAACCGTTCCTATGGTGCGCAAAAACTATGAGGACGCTAGCAATATTATTATGGACACACTGTTTGCTGACTACAAGCTAACTATTATCCCCAAGGATGTAGATCATCTACTTTCATTGATGAAGTCTCCCATTGCAATAGGTATGAAGTATGTGATAGGGATGCACGCTTCTCTTATTCCTCTTGGGAACAGGTTTCAATTCTATATGGATATGTGCGACCATATTACATCTGTGGTGGACGCTGAACTTAGGTCAAATATTCATGGAGCTCTAGACGATCCCTATGGTGAGAACTGGTCAGTGTTGCTGAAATATAACATTTTGCTAGAGGAGTCATTCTACAGATCCGGGTCATCATACAATACCAAAAAAGGGGCCATTGAATTTCCGAGGTTTTATAGGAACACACTTGCACACAGAATGGATAAATGCAAGAAACCGTTGCAGAATGTTGGAGATTTCAGAACATTGATATACACTAAAGAGGATATTGAAATGATCTTATTGGTTACCTATCCGATGATCCTACCGAGAATGCAAGAAGAACTCCAGAATCATAAGCGACTGAAGGATTTGAATCTTCATAACCTGAACTTCAAGTAGCTCCAGCTTTTGTACTGTAAGTGTAACTGGTAACTGTGTGATGTTGTAATACACCAATAAACTTAGATTTTTCTAGGCTACAAAGGTTTGAAAGAATATCTTAAGTGAGTTGTTGTATTTATCATGCTTCATTCTGAATTTTTGAGTATATTGTtttgggacaattgcatttttacccctagttggttcctacccacgggttttgcccttacttttcgagcttgctcagttttgcccttactttttccgtcgtggtccctcgaatgccctttgaccgtttgacaaaaactttgaaaattcataactaattcatatgaactcagaaaaatgcaaataatatatgaaaatgttcagataaacattacctttatgtgcatatcatttgcatttaggacaaaagcaccctttaaacgacctgaggtaattaatggtattaacattattaaaaataaaaaggtataaacaatattttttttcatgaataaaaattacatgcaaatgtaggtgatgttttctgaacatccagatatcttatttgcatttttctgagtttgTATCATCTTATTATGAATGTTCTAACGACTTGGAtcattatttggaaacttcataaaAAATGGATACGAACTCAGCAAAATGCAAAaaagatatcaggatgttcaggaaacatcacctacatttgcctgtaatttttattcatgaaaaaatattgtttatacctttttatttttaataatgttaataacattaattacctcaggtattttaaagggtgcttttgtcctaaatgcaaatgatatgcacataaaggtaatgtttatctgaacattttgatatcttatttgcatttttctgagttcatatgaattagttatgaattttcaaagttttggtcaaacggtcaaagggcattcgagggacctcgatggaaaaagtaagggcaaaactgagcaagctcgaaaagtaagggcaaaacccgtgggtaggaaccaactaggggcaaaaatgcaattgtccctatTGTTTTATAATGATGATGTTTTTCGAGAATACGTGTGTGTGCCCTTGGCGTACCCAAGTGTCATTGGCGCACCTGGGCCTTCACATATGTCAAAAAACATCTGTTTTTTTTTTTGTTATATTGGTAACTTTTGCAGTCGCACAGTTTCACGATTTATTTTGAAAGTTTGCAACATGTGCACATAGCCGTGTTCTACATCGTTTATGCAACCATGGAGAATGGTGGCGTGTCAAGAGGAGGTTTGTGATCTAAGCGGGCCGTATTTTGCAAATATTTCATGAGGTGGTTATAAAATATATACTACATTACACAGACCACCTTTTTTCAAACTGTTATTACAAGGTCGCCGGGGGTGTTATCGCTCTTTTTTTAAACTACGAGGTTGAAAAGAACTTATGTTGTTTCTCTAATGGCTACTTCAATGCGGAAAGGGCCGATACGGGCAGGCAAGGCGAATGTGTCTATCTCAGTTGTTGTGCTCTCGATCAAGGTGTCTCTGTCTCAACTACCAATATTGTATGGCATTATCTGTAAGAGAATCCATTGACTTAGAAAGCCCGGGAATGGAAAGTATATAGCAAGTGCCGAATCGTCGACCCAGTCATGTAGTTTGACGTTCCACTATACACATTACTTTGTGAAGGCGTGTATTAGGCCTATGTAGGCTCTAATAGGCTCCAATTGGTGTCGGTTTTATTTCTGATACTTAATTCTGAATTTCTcagtgttgtgtaatgaagaaaGTGTTTTTGGACAACATGTGAGTATTCAAAAACTCGTAGGAGTACCCAGGTATCATTGGCGCACCAGGTCCTCCACACATGCATGCCAAAAAATATCTGAAAAAATGTTAAATTTAGATGTTTCTGCATTTTTTGCACTCGCTAAATTTCATGAAAAAACTTGCAAATTTGCGATATGTGTTAATAGCTGTATTCAACGTGGAAACGCGGGCATGAAGATGTATCTAGTGAAGGCTATGATTCATAATTTTGCTAGtaaattttttttttgagatGGTCATAATATATACTATGCAGGCCACCTTTTTTTGACCTGCTATTACGTGGTTGAAAAGAACTTGTGCTATTCCTCTATTGGTTACGATCAATGTTGAAAGGGCCAGACGGGCAAGGAAATTGTTGTCCTCTCTATCTTTAAGAGAGCAAGGTGACTTTGTAATGCCCTAGAGATGGGTACCCATCATGGTTTTGGGTACCGGGCGGAAAATTCGGATACCGCTACCCCACGAGAAAATCCTGTACCGAGCAAAAAAATCATactttttgaaaattttgaatttgaatggAGAAAATGTAGCCAAGTAACACGGAAACTCGTAATAAACAGTTGATTGTTGATAGCCCAATGGTTCTCATGTCCGTGTTGGCCTGCGTTATCTAGGTCATGGGTTCGAGTATCGGTTTTGCACTTCTTTTTTGCCAAATTCTGAAGGTACAGTAAAAAAGAAAATGAGGCCAAGCGGGGAATCGAACTCCAAAACTCAGAAGGGAGGACTTGCCACTACGCTACCTTCTAGTTTCTATTACACATGAGCTTATCAGCTGAATGTAGCTGCAAAATTTTCAATTTAAAATTTGTTTGAAAATTTTAAACGGTATTCGCTCGGTATCCACCGTTACCGCGTTTCTAGCCACCCCTCGGTAATTTTCTGAGATTCGGTAGCCAAAACCTTGGTACCCACATCATGGTCTAGTGCATGTttgtttgaaaattttgaacggTATTCGCTCGGTATCCACCGTTACCGCGTTTCTAGCCGCCCCTCGGTAATTTTCTGAGATTCGGTAGCCAAAACCTTGGTGCCCACATCATGGTCTAGTGCATGGCGGCGCGAGCTCTTTGGAGCTTCGTCCGCGAGGCACTCAGACCCGATTGGGACGACCCAGGTTGGTCGCAAATGCTGCTTATTTTGGCTTATCTTCATGGCGATGACGTGGACCTTACAGACGACTCACAATAAAATGTTGATTGAGCGGATCTTTCCACGGCAGGCTTCTGACTCGTTCTTCAAATTTCTTGCCTTCTTGCAGCACCGGCACCCGCTTGCTAGGCAACGGATCGCGACCGCCTTGGGCTTATGCTGGATGAGCTTCTGGCTTCCGCGCGCCGTCTTCCCGCTTCATAGGGCTGCTTCATAGTTTACCACTAGGTTCTgattcttttctctttttcttgGGCGTGATTGTGATGTGGCCCCAGCCATCTTATTTGCTATCGTGACTGGTACTTGGCTGTATAGATGTTTGCTTTATCTATAAAGCGGGCGAATGCCTAGTACGAGAGAGGTGTCTTTGTATGAACCGCCGTCCTCGTTTGACATACTCTATATGAAAATCATTGTCCTAAAAAATCCCACAATGACATACATAAGAAATAACCGGCTAAAAAATGTACTTAATATCAACTAAAAAAATATGGCAATGACAAGTATAAAAAATCCGGCTACAAAATACTTATTAGCAAGTGTAGAACCCCCGATCCAATCCCACGGTTGGAAGATGAATTTTGGGGGGTTGGTGCCGTCAACAACTATAAACTTTGATTTAGGTTCAATAACGCGATTACGGTCTTGCATTTGGGTTGGTCATGCGGTGACGTATGTAAGGCATTTCATGAATGTGTGTATTAGGTGGGACTGTAAAGGTTCCCGGTTGCTGCCAGTTGTGTTTCTCagactttattttaaatttctGAGTATACTGGTGTATAATGAAGAAACTCATAGGAATACCCAGATGTCATTGATGCACCTGGTCCTCCACACATGTATGTAAAAAAATATCTGAAAAAAAACAGGTTACATGTTGATTTTCTGTATTTTTTGCACTCACAAATTTAATCTGTGTTTTCTGAAAAAACAGGTTAAAGAAAATTGTAAGTTTACAATCTGTGTTCATATTAGTGTTCAATGAGAAATGTGATCATCGGTAGAATGGTAAAGTGTTGAAAGGGGGCTATGATCCATAATTTTTCCAGTATTTCATGAGGTTGTCATAAGTATATACTACACATGCCACCTATTTTCCAACCATTATTATGAGTTGGAAAGAACTTGTCTTGTTTCTCCGTTGGTTGCGTCAATGAGGAAAGGACGAACTTGTCTTGCAAGACGAAGATTTCTCTATCTCAAATGTCGTCCTCTCGACCTGTAAAAGAGCCAATGTGTCTCTGTCTCAATTGCCCCTGTTTGACATGCTCTGTATGAACATCACTTGAATTAGAAAACACGGCAAGGAAAAGTATAAGAGGTAGCCGGCTACAAAATATTTATTAGCAAGTGTTGAACCATCAACCCAATGCCACGGTTTGAAGTTGAATTCGGGTGGTTGGTGTGGTCATCAACTATAAACATTGATTTAGGTTCAATAATGCGATTACAGTCTTGCATTTAGCTTGGTCTTGCCGTGACTTTAGTAAGGCATTTTTGTGAAGGTGTGTATTAGGTAGGACTGTTTAGGTTCCCGGTTGTTGCGGGTTGTATTTCTCAGACTTTATTATCTGACTATATTGATGGAAAACAAAGAAGATGGTTCTGGACAATCTGTGAGCAATCAGAAACTCACAAGAAAAATCAAGTGTCGTTGGAGTTAATTGCAGCAAACCACCATATTTACGACTAGGCCTGCAGAAAATCACCTGATCACTAATTTTTTTGTAAATGTCATCGTGTTTTTAGTAAAAAAATACGACAAAAACAGATCTCATGATTTGTCCCGTTTGATCACTTTCTGATCCCTAGATTAAAAAAGAAAAGCACAACACCTCCCCGGAGTTGGTCGGGGACTCGAGGCGCGGCCACGGCAGGGCAAGGCACCGGCCTTCAAGGCCGCGAGCAGCAGCCAACTTCCGGCGGACGGCAGGGCCATGATCGACAGCGTGCTCCTCGGCGTCGAGGTGTCTCTGTCTCAACTGCCATCCTCATCCGACGTGCTTTGTATGAGAATTGATTGGATTAGAAAACCCAGCAATGAAAAGTATAAAAAATAGCCGGTTACAAAATATTTATTAGCAAGTGCCAATCCGTCGACCCAGTCATGCGGTTTGAAGTTGAACTCCAGGGGTGGGTGCCGTCAGCAACTATTTTCAATGATTTAGGTCCAATAATGTGATTTTTTTTACCAAGAGGAAGAGGTTCAATAACGCGATCGCAGTCTTGCATTCTCGTTGGTCATGAGTTGAGCGCCGCGTCCCCCGCGCGTCGCTTCTGGCGCACGGGGGAAACCCTGACGCGCCGCCAGCCGCCCCTCCCCGCTCCTCCCCCGCTTCACCGCCGCCGGAGGGGACACCGGCGAAGCCCGCGTGGTCCCcagggaaggtggcggcggggtgtCCTCGTCGTTCTCGCGGCGGCCGATGGCGATCTCGCGGCGGCCGGTGGCGCGCGGCGGTGTTCCGCCGGTGGCTAGCGCCTGCTGCCCGTGGGGCGGCGTCCctcacggcggcgcggcggccccTGAACGGCGCTTGGTGGTGGCCACGTGGCGGCGCGCGGGTGGACCTGATCTGGGCTTCCGGTCTGCGTCCTCGTCGTGGCAGCGCTTGCCGTTGCCCTCGGCCATGAGGCGTGGTCCGGGACGGGCCGAGCGCCGGTGGTGCTGGCTAGGACGCACGCTGGCAGCGCCCTACTTCATCTCGTGTCGTCTCGCTGGCCAATGGTGGTGGTCATCTTCTTCGTCAGAGATGGCCGGCCAGAGGCTTGGTGATCGGATCTCGAGATCCATCATCCAGTCCCGGCTGCGAGTTGGGGAGACAtggttgccggtgaaaaccgagccgtTGGCAGTCGATGGCGGCGTTCTATGCCGTTACCTTGATGGAGGCATCGTCGTGTAACTACTGTCGACCCACTCGTGCCGCTCtcggggaaaccctaggatctggtaTTCCAGATCGGACGAATTTCGAAAAATGTTCGTGAACTTAAAAAAATCCACCAATTTCGAAAAACAAATCTTCGCCCATTCCAGAATTGTTCGCTGATACAAAAAAAATGTTCGTAAATAGTAAATCATGTTCATGATATTTAAAAATGTTCTCAGATTTGCAAAAATGTTCACAAACGATCGAAGGTATGTAGTTAAACA is drawn from Aegilops tauschii subsp. strangulata cultivar AL8/78 chromosome 1, Aet v6.0, whole genome shotgun sequence and contains these coding sequences:
- the LOC109755226 gene encoding uncharacterized protein, encoding MSLHIRTRLAAADERVTTIKIPPYEIRTKVFFMIYNMSTDNIEAKGFEFYEVLMEQYYPWFAQYMVMQRVCIDPNFHDICLMFLHKVNSPVLDMEIRKATYANCKILLRSDIIKSCSGERTLLKNIGSWFGKSAIQWNQDPSTYVDGLIPLIVKAYQKGLMLAVVQFISKILEPCQPIISVGTMEILSLLAEIYTKPDLQLSLEYNIEVLFRDFGVDAKHTKTNYLLKDVKHEVA